The genomic window GGGAAAACTTAGATATGGATTTGGATAAGCATGATATTCTTTGTAGTGCTTTGCCTGAATCTTTTGGAGAAATTTATTTAACTCAGAAAAATAGACCAGAATCTATGAATTATTTTAATTATGCTCTAGCTGAAGTCCATGGAGCGAGAATAGAGGAATTACAAAAAAGTAAAGAAAATGGCAAGAAAGTTGTAGGTACATTTTGTGTATTTGTACCAGATGAAGTTATTTTTGCTGCAGATGCTATAGGGGTTGGACTTTGTTCAGGAAGTCAATTTTGGATTGAAGATGGAGAAAAGGTTTTACCAAGAAATTTGTGCCCTTTAGTTAAAGCTTTTGTAGGTGCAAAGATAAGCAGGACTTGTCCTTATTTTCAATCTTGTAATATGCTTGTAGGAGAAACTACTTGTGATGGAAAGAAAAAGGCTTATGAAATATTACAAGAATATATGCCTATACATGTAATGGATCTTCCACAAATGAAAAAAGAAAAAGATTTTGAACAATGGCAACAGGAAATTAAAATTTTTATAAAAAGAATGGAAGAGCTTACTCAAAATAAAGTCACTGTGAAAAGATTGAAAGAAGGGATTCGTTTAGCTAATAGAAAAAGAGCGGTATTAAAAAGACTTTATGATTTAAGAAAAAATATCCCTTCTCCTATTAGTGGATTAGATGCTTTATTAGTAAGTCAAGTTGCATTTATGGATGATCCAGACAGATTTATTACTAAAACTGAGCAGCTTTGTGATGAGTTAGAAGAAAGAGTAAAAAATGGAATTCCTAATACAAAAAAAAGAATTATGATTACAGGTACTCCGATGGCGATTCCTAATTGGAAACTTCATTCTATTGTAGAAGCATTAGATGCAGAAATAGTAGTAGAAGAAACTTGTACAGGAACTAGATATTTTGAAAATCAAGTATCTGAGGAAGGGAATACATTAGATGAATTAATAAAAAATATTGCACAAAGATATTTGAATATTCATTGTGCTTGTTTTACTCCTAATACAGGTAGAATGGAAGATATTTTAGAATATGTAAAAGAATATAAAATTGATGGAGTAATTTACTATAATT from Garciella nitratireducens DSM 15102 includes these protein-coding regions:
- a CDS encoding double-cubane-cluster-containing anaerobic reductase; the protein is MGDYKNMWENLDMDLDKHDILCSALPESFGEIYLTQKNRPESMNYFNYALAEVHGARIEELQKSKENGKKVVGTFCVFVPDEVIFAADAIGVGLCSGSQFWIEDGEKVLPRNLCPLVKAFVGAKISRTCPYFQSCNMLVGETTCDGKKKAYEILQEYMPIHVMDLPQMKKEKDFEQWQQEIKIFIKRMEELTQNKVTVKRLKEGIRLANRKRAVLKRLYDLRKNIPSPISGLDALLVSQVAFMDDPDRFITKTEQLCDELEERVKNGIPNTKKRIMITGTPMAIPNWKLHSIVEALDAEIVVEETCTGTRYFENQVSEEGNTLDELIKNIAQRYLNIHCACFTPNTGRMEDILEYVKEYKIDGVIYYNLSFCHTYAIEYKQVEKILKDKDIPLLNIETDYSEEDIGQIKTRIEAFLEMI